In bacterium, the genomic stretch GCGTACGCTCCCATACCACCGGTATTGCCGCCGCGATCGCCGTCGAATATGCGTTTATGATCCTGGGCTGCCGGCAAAAGTACATATCCCTCACCATCTGTAATCGCAAAAACAGAAGCTTCTTCGCCGGCCATTTTTTCTTCGATGATAATTTTATTACCGGCAGAGCCAAATTTTTTATCCGACATGATCAGATCGATGGCGTTTAAGGTTTCCTGCACATCCGCCGCAACAATCACGCCTTTACCGGCTGCCAATCCGTCTGCTTTAACAACGAATGCCCGGTTTGTAGATTGGACAAAATTTTTTGCAAGAGTGGAATCGGAAAATATTTCAAATCCGGCCGTAGGCACGTTGTATTTTTTCATCAACTGTTTTGAAAAAACTTTACTGCCTTCGATTTCAGCCGCTTTGGCCGAGGGCCCAAAAATGCCCAAACCGTGTTTAGTAAATTCGTCGGCAATACCCAGCGTCAGTGGCTCCTCCGAACCCACGACCGTCAAATCGATTTTCTTTTCCTTCGCAAATCGAAGTAAACCTTCAATATCATTAACTTTGACGGGAACACATTCGGCGATTTGGCTAATCCCGCCATTGCCCGGAGCACAATAGATTTTAGAAGCATGGCGTGATTGAGCGATTTTCCAAACTAAGGCATGCTCGCGGCCGCCGCTCCCGATAACGAAAATATTCATGGTGGATCCTCAAACGGTAGTCATATCACGGAAGGATTATTGCGAAACTTTTTCATTGAATTCAAAACGGTGTTCGGTCCATGAGACGATCGGCTTTTTGCCGTCGGATGCAGGATTGTAACGGCATTTATAAACCGTTTCAATGGATAATTTTTCAAGAATAGCATTGTTGGTCGAATTTGACTTTACTTTATGATTGATCACTTTTCCGGTTACATCCACCTCGACTAGCAGTACGATAACGCCCGAGACGCCTTGTTTTTGTAATTCTTTCGGATATTCCGGAAATTTACTTACCATCAGTTTTGGTGGAAAAAGTTCGGTTTTATTGCCTCCGCCGGGAGGAACCGGCGGTGCGGGAATTTCCAGAAGCCCGTCTTCGGTTCCGAAAATCAGATCCGTTTCATCGACCATCAGTTCTTCAGGAATGTCCGCTGCGATTGGAATTACCGGTTTGATCGGTGCACCCTTGACCGAGATCG encodes the following:
- the purD gene encoding phosphoribosylamine--glycine ligase, with amino-acid sequence MNIFVIGSGGREHALVWKIAQSRHASKIYCAPGNGGISQIAECVPVKVNDIEGLLRFAKEKKIDLTVVGSEEPLTLGIADEFTKHGLGIFGPSAKAAEIEGSKVFSKQLMKKYNVPTAGFEIFSDSTLAKNFVQSTNRAFVVKADGLAAGKGVIVAADVQETLNAIDLIMSDKKFGSAGNKIIIEEKMAGEEASVFAITDGEGYVLLPAAQDHKRIFDGDRGGNTGGMGAYAPAPVVTPEIMEQVERTIIRPVIQGMASEGRLYKGVLYCGLMLTNEGPKVVEFNCRFGDPECQVLMPLIDSDVVELFLAVATNQLNDHSLRLNSMAATCVVLASGGYPDLFEKGKTISGLEKIVSQNAVVFHAGTQKSDGKFITSGGRVLGVTAFTDTIASSIQSAYETVGHLSFEGMHFRKDIGHRALKRMGQV
- a CDS encoding energy transducer TonB, with product MILPEPIDVKSDETIRPGIVRAFHHLREKYYETMEIGLLSSITLMVILFNLIPKPTPPEINLTQAPIILEVTDVPQTLQPISVKGAPIKPVIPIAADIPEELMVDETDLIFGTEDGLLEIPAPPVPPGGGNKTELFPPKLMVSKFPEYPKELQKQGVSGVIVLLVEVDVTGKVINHKVKSNSTNNAILEKLSIETVYKCRYNPASDGKKPIVSWTEHRFEFNEKVSQ